A genomic stretch from Mycobacterium cookii includes:
- a CDS encoding arabinosyltransferase domain-containing protein, with amino-acid sequence MPHDDSARSPYRLARLIAIVAGILGALLCAVVPLLPVKQTTATILWPQGVNADGHVSDITAALVSGAPRALDITIPCSAIATLPADGGLVVSTLPANGFETGKAGLFVRANKDTVVVAFRDSVAAVAARPAVADGKCSALHIWADAGVAAADFVGIPGAAGRLAPEKKPAVGGIFTELTVPAQPGLSARIDVDTRFIVAPTLIKRAVMALGGLSVLASIVALAVLDRRSGRRTPRSLRAWLRVGTATWLADAGVVSTLLLWHVIGATSSDDGYNLTMARVSGQAGYVANYYRYFGTTEAPFDWYQSVLAQLASVSTAGVWMRLPATLAGIGCWLIISRYMLRRLGPGRGGLGSNRVAVWTAGAVFLAAWLPFNNGLRPEPLIALGVIVTWVLVETSIATRRLVPAALAIIVATLTATLAPQGLIAVAALLTGARAIAQIIARRRATDGLLAPLAVLAAALSAILLVVFRSQTLATVAESARIKYKVGPTIAWYQEFLRYYFLTVESNAEGSMTRRFAVLILLLCLFGVLVVLLRRGRVPGLASGPAWRLIGTAAIGLLLLHFTPTKWAIQFGAFAGLAGALGAVTAFVCARVGLHNRRNLTLYITALLFMLAWATSGINGWFYVNNYGVPWFDIQPVIASHPVTSMFLALSIATGLLAAWQHFRMDYAGHTEVKDSRRNRVLASTPLLVVAAIMVFGEVASLGKGAVLRYPMYTTGKANFAALASGLSPTSCAMADDVLAEPDPNAGLLQPVPGQNFGPAGPLGGANPVGFTPKGVGENLQSDPVVTKPGVVNSDASPNKPNASITDSAGTAGGKGPVGVNGSDAALPFGLDPARTPVIGSYGENSQAATATSAWYQLPPRTADRPLVVVAAAGAIWSYKEDGDFMYGQSLRLQWGIAKPDGSVAALGLMFPIDIGPQPAWRNLRFPLSWAPPEANVARIVAYDPNLSEDQWFAFTPPRVPVTKTLQQLLGSQQPVLMDIATAANFPCQRPFSEHLGVAELPDYRIQPDHKQTSASSNLWQASKSGGPFLFTQALQWTSTIPTYLNGDWYRDWGQVEQYHRWFSRDVAPDAQIQQGVTTVYGWSRQGPIRALP; translated from the coding sequence GTGCCCCATGACGACAGTGCGCGATCGCCGTATCGGCTAGCGCGACTGATCGCCATCGTCGCGGGAATCCTCGGAGCGCTGCTCTGCGCCGTCGTCCCGTTGCTTCCGGTGAAGCAGACGACGGCGACGATCCTGTGGCCGCAGGGCGTCAACGCGGACGGGCACGTCTCCGACATCACCGCGGCGCTGGTGTCCGGGGCCCCGCGGGCGCTGGACATCACCATCCCGTGCAGTGCGATCGCGACGCTGCCCGCCGACGGCGGGCTGGTGGTCTCGACGCTGCCGGCCAACGGCTTCGAGACGGGCAAGGCCGGGCTGTTCGTCCGGGCCAACAAAGACACCGTCGTCGTCGCATTCCGCGACTCGGTCGCCGCCGTCGCGGCCCGCCCCGCCGTCGCCGACGGCAAGTGCAGCGCCCTGCACATCTGGGCCGACGCCGGGGTCGCCGCCGCGGACTTCGTCGGAATCCCCGGCGCCGCAGGCAGATTGGCGCCGGAGAAGAAGCCCGCCGTCGGCGGCATCTTCACCGAGCTGACCGTGCCCGCGCAGCCGGGCCTGTCGGCCCGCATCGACGTCGACACCCGGTTCATCGTCGCGCCCACACTCATCAAACGCGCGGTGATGGCGCTGGGCGGGCTGAGCGTGCTGGCCTCGATCGTCGCGCTGGCGGTGCTCGACCGGCGGTCGGGACGACGCACGCCGCGCAGTCTGAGGGCGTGGTTACGCGTGGGGACCGCGACCTGGCTGGCTGACGCCGGCGTCGTCTCGACGCTGTTGCTGTGGCACGTCATCGGCGCGACCTCGTCGGACGACGGCTACAACCTCACGATGGCCCGGGTGTCCGGACAGGCCGGATACGTGGCCAACTACTACCGGTATTTCGGGACCACCGAGGCGCCGTTCGACTGGTATCAGTCGGTGCTGGCCCAGTTGGCGTCGGTGAGCACGGCAGGCGTGTGGATGCGGCTGCCCGCGACGCTGGCCGGCATAGGGTGCTGGCTGATCATCAGCCGCTACATGCTGCGACGGCTCGGCCCCGGACGGGGCGGCCTGGGCAGCAACCGGGTCGCGGTGTGGACGGCGGGCGCGGTATTCCTGGCCGCCTGGTTGCCGTTCAACAACGGCCTGCGCCCCGAGCCGCTGATCGCGTTGGGCGTGATCGTGACCTGGGTGCTGGTCGAGACCTCGATCGCCACCCGCAGGCTGGTCCCCGCGGCGCTGGCGATCATCGTGGCGACGCTGACCGCGACGCTGGCGCCCCAGGGACTGATCGCGGTGGCCGCGCTGCTCACCGGCGCCCGGGCCATCGCGCAGATCATCGCGCGGCGCCGCGCCACCGACGGATTGCTGGCTCCGCTGGCGGTGCTGGCCGCGGCGCTGTCGGCGATCCTGCTGGTGGTGTTCCGCTCGCAGACGCTGGCCACCGTCGCCGAGTCGGCGCGGATCAAGTACAAGGTCGGCCCGACGATCGCCTGGTACCAGGAGTTCCTGCGCTACTACTTCCTCACCGTCGAGAGCAACGCCGAAGGGTCGATGACGCGGCGGTTCGCCGTGCTGATCCTGCTGCTGTGCCTGTTCGGCGTGCTGGTGGTGCTGCTGCGACGCGGCCGGGTGCCGGGGCTGGCCAGCGGCCCGGCCTGGCGGTTGATCGGCACGGCCGCGATCGGGCTGCTGCTACTGCATTTCACGCCCACCAAGTGGGCGATCCAGTTCGGCGCCTTCGCCGGGTTGGCGGGCGCGCTCGGCGCGGTCACCGCGTTCGTCTGCGCGCGGGTCGGCCTGCACAATCGCCGCAACCTGACGCTCTACATCACCGCGCTGCTGTTCATGCTGGCGTGGGCGACATCGGGCATCAACGGCTGGTTCTACGTCAACAACTACGGCGTCCCGTGGTTCGACATCCAGCCGGTCATCGCCAGCCACCCGGTGACGTCGATGTTCCTGGCGTTGTCGATCGCGACCGGTCTGCTGGCCGCCTGGCAGCACTTCCGGATGGACTACGCCGGGCACACCGAGGTCAAGGACAGCCGACGAAATCGCGTGCTGGCGTCGACGCCGCTGCTGGTGGTCGCGGCGATCATGGTGTTCGGCGAGGTCGCGTCGCTGGGCAAGGGCGCCGTGCTGCGCTACCCGATGTACACCACCGGCAAGGCGAACTTCGCTGCACTGGCCTCCGGCCTATCGCCGACCAGCTGCGCGATGGCCGACGACGTGCTGGCCGAACCCGACCCCAATGCCGGCCTGCTGCAACCGGTTCCGGGCCAGAACTTCGGCCCGGCCGGCCCGCTCGGCGGCGCCAACCCGGTCGGCTTCACACCGAAGGGCGTCGGCGAAAACCTGCAGTCCGACCCCGTGGTGACCAAGCCGGGCGTGGTGAACTCCGATGCGTCGCCCAACAAGCCGAACGCGTCGATCACCGACTCCGCGGGCACCGCCGGCGGCAAAGGCCCGGTCGGAGTCAACGGTTCGGATGCCGCGCTGCCGTTCGGCCTCGACCCGGCCCGCACCCCGGTGATCGGCAGCTACGGCGAAAACTCCCAAGCCGCCACCGCCACCTCGGCGTGGTATCAGCTGCCGCCGAGGACTGCCGACCGGCCGCTCGTGGTGGTCGCCGCCGCAGGTGCCATCTGGTCGTACAAAGAGGACGGCGACTTCATGTACGGCCAGTCGCTGCGGCTGCAGTGGGGTATCGCCAAACCCGACGGCAGCGTCGCGGCGCTCGGGCTGATGTTCCCGATCGACATCGGACCACAGCCCGCCTGGCGCAATCTGCGCTTCCCGCTGAGCTGGGCACCGCCGGAGGCCAACGTGGCCCGCATCGTCGCCTACGACCCCAACCTGAGCGAAGACCAGTGGTTTGCCTTCACCCCGCCGCGGGTGCCGGTGACCAAGACCCTGCAGCAGCTCCTCGGGTCGCAGCAGCCGGTCCTGATGGACATCGCGACCGCCGCCAATTTCCCTTGCCAGCGGCCGTTTTCCGAGCACCTCGGCGTCGCGGAGCTGCCCGACTACCGCATCCAGCCCGACCACAAGCAGACCTCGGCGTCGTCGAACCTGTGGCAGGCGTCGAAGTCCGGCGGGCCGTTCCTGTTCACCCAGGCACTGCAGTGGACGTCCACCATCCCGACCTACCTGAACGGCGACTGGTACCGGGACTGGGGACAGGTGGAGCAGTACCACCGCTGGTTCTCGCGGGACGTCGCGCCTGACGCGCAGATCCAACAAGGCGTCACCACCGTGTACGGCTGGAGCCGTCAAGGACCGATTCGAGCGCTGCCGTGA
- the embB gene encoding arabinosyltransferase EmbB: protein MSTPTEDGNVKVTRWVATIAGLIGFFLSVATPLLPVVQTTAQLNWPQQGQLKSVTAPLISLTPVDLHATVPCQVVRGVPPTGGIVLGTAPKQGKDANLNALFVVVGKQRVDVTDRNVVILSVPRDQVESGQCERIDITSTSAGTYATFVGLKDPSGKPLRSGYPDPNLRPQIVGVFTDLTGPAPPGLQLSATIDTRFSTTPTFLKLFAIVGAIIATIVALVALWRLDQLDGHRMRRLIPANWRTFTLADATVTFGFVLWWVIGANSSDDGYILGMARVADRAGYMSNYFRWFGSPEDPFGWYYNLLALMTHVSDQSLWIRLPDLVAGLVCWLLLSREVLPRLGPAVTRSKAANWAAGLVLLTAWMPFDNGLRPEPIIAVGSLITYVLIERSMRYSRMTPAALAVITAAFTLGVQPTGLIAVGALVAGGRPILRILVRRHRVVGTWPLVAPMLAAATVILTVVFADQTLATVLEATRIRTAIGPSQAWYTENLRYYYLILPTVDGSLSRRFGFLITALCLFTAMFIMLRRKRVRGVARGPAWRLMGVIFGTMFFLMFTPTKWVHHFGLFAAVGAAMAALTTVLVSPAVLRWSRNRMAFLAAVLFLLALCFATTNGWWYVSSYGVPFNAAMPKIGGISVSAVFFALFVLTALYAVWLHFASRDHGEGRVARALTAAPVPIAAGFMALVFIASMVIGIVRQYPTFSNGLSNVQAFSGGCGLADYVLVEPDTNAGFMPALPGDYGSLGALGGVDPVGFTPNGVPPHTVAEAIVMHPNQPGTDYDWDAPTKLKKPGVNGSTVPLPYGLDPQRVPVAGSYTTGAQQQSKLTSAWYQLPHADDGHPLVVVTAAGKIAGNSVLHHHTDGQTVVLEYGTAGPGGAVLPAGRLVPDDLYGEQPKAWRNLRFPRSRIPADAVAVRVVAEDLSLTPEDWIALTPPRVPELRSVQEYLGSTQPVLMDWAVGLAFPCQQPMLHSNGVTDIPKFRITPDYTAKKMDTDTWEDGVNGGLLGITDLLLRAHVMATYLSHDWARDWGSLRKFDTLVDAPPAQLDLGTANHFGWYSPGKIRIKP, encoded by the coding sequence GTGAGCACACCCACCGAGGATGGCAACGTGAAGGTGACCCGCTGGGTCGCCACTATCGCCGGGCTGATCGGCTTCTTCCTGTCGGTCGCCACCCCCCTGCTGCCCGTCGTGCAGACCACCGCACAGCTGAACTGGCCGCAGCAGGGCCAACTCAAAAGCGTCACCGCGCCGCTGATTTCGCTGACCCCAGTCGACTTGCACGCCACGGTGCCGTGCCAGGTGGTGCGCGGCGTGCCGCCGACGGGTGGGATCGTGCTGGGCACCGCGCCCAAGCAGGGTAAGGACGCCAACCTCAACGCGCTGTTCGTCGTGGTCGGCAAGCAACGCGTCGACGTCACCGACCGCAACGTGGTGATCTTGTCGGTGCCCCGCGATCAGGTGGAATCCGGACAGTGCGAACGCATCGACATCACGTCCACGTCGGCCGGAACGTATGCCACCTTCGTCGGGCTCAAAGATCCGTCCGGCAAACCGTTACGCAGCGGCTACCCCGACCCCAACCTGCGCCCGCAGATCGTCGGGGTGTTCACCGATCTGACCGGACCGGCACCGCCGGGCCTGCAGCTGTCGGCCACCATCGACACCCGATTCTCCACCACGCCAACATTTTTGAAACTCTTTGCCATTGTCGGCGCGATCATCGCGACGATCGTCGCGCTGGTCGCTCTGTGGCGGTTGGACCAGTTGGACGGACACCGCATGCGCCGGCTCATCCCGGCGAACTGGCGCACCTTCACCCTCGCCGACGCGACGGTGACGTTCGGGTTCGTGCTCTGGTGGGTGATCGGGGCCAACTCGTCCGACGACGGCTACATCCTGGGTATGGCCCGGGTCGCCGACCGCGCCGGTTACATGTCGAACTACTTCCGCTGGTTCGGCAGCCCGGAAGACCCGTTCGGCTGGTACTACAACCTGCTGGCGCTGATGACGCACGTCAGCGACCAGAGCCTGTGGATTCGGTTGCCGGACTTGGTCGCCGGGCTGGTGTGCTGGTTGCTGCTGTCCCGCGAAGTGCTGCCCCGACTGGGTCCCGCGGTGACCCGCAGCAAGGCCGCCAACTGGGCGGCGGGGCTGGTGCTTCTCACCGCGTGGATGCCGTTCGACAACGGCCTGCGGCCCGAGCCCATCATCGCGGTCGGTTCGTTGATCACCTACGTGTTGATCGAGCGGTCGATGCGCTACAGCCGGATGACTCCGGCGGCGCTGGCGGTGATCACCGCCGCGTTCACGCTCGGCGTGCAGCCCACCGGTTTGATCGCGGTGGGCGCGTTGGTGGCCGGTGGTCGTCCGATCCTGCGGATCCTGGTGCGCCGGCACCGCGTGGTCGGCACCTGGCCGCTGGTGGCGCCGATGCTGGCCGCCGCCACGGTCATCCTGACGGTGGTGTTCGCCGACCAGACTCTGGCAACGGTGTTGGAAGCCACCAGGATTCGCACGGCGATCGGGCCCAGCCAGGCCTGGTACACCGAGAACCTGCGCTACTACTACCTGATCCTGCCCACCGTCGACGGCTCGCTGTCGCGGCGGTTCGGCTTCCTGATCACCGCCCTGTGTCTGTTTACCGCGATGTTCATCATGTTGCGACGCAAGCGAGTTCGCGGAGTCGCCCGCGGACCGGCGTGGCGGCTGATGGGTGTCATCTTCGGCACGATGTTCTTCCTGATGTTCACCCCGACCAAGTGGGTGCACCACTTCGGCCTGTTCGCGGCGGTGGGCGCGGCGATGGCGGCACTGACCACGGTGCTGGTGTCGCCGGCGGTGCTGCGCTGGTCGCGCAACCGGATGGCGTTCCTGGCCGCGGTGCTGTTCCTGCTGGCGCTGTGCTTCGCCACCACCAACGGCTGGTGGTACGTGTCCAGCTACGGCGTGCCGTTCAACGCGGCGATGCCAAAGATCGGCGGAATCAGCGTCAGCGCAGTCTTTTTCGCCTTGTTCGTGCTGACGGCGCTGTACGCGGTGTGGCTGCACTTCGCCTCCCGCGACCACGGCGAGGGACGCGTGGCCCGCGCGCTGACCGCGGCGCCGGTGCCCATCGCGGCCGGTTTCATGGCGCTGGTGTTTATCGCATCGATGGTGATCGGCATCGTGCGCCAATACCCCACCTTCTCCAACGGCTTGTCCAACGTTCAGGCGTTCAGCGGTGGCTGCGGTCTGGCCGACTATGTGCTGGTCGAACCGGACACCAATGCCGGCTTCATGCCCGCCCTGCCCGGCGACTACGGCAGTCTCGGCGCACTGGGCGGCGTCGACCCGGTCGGCTTCACCCCCAACGGGGTGCCGCCGCACACCGTCGCCGAAGCGATCGTGATGCACCCCAACCAGCCGGGCACCGACTACGACTGGGATGCGCCGACGAAGCTCAAGAAGCCCGGTGTCAACGGCTCGACGGTGCCCCTGCCGTACGGCCTTGACCCGCAACGGGTTCCGGTAGCCGGCAGTTACACCACCGGCGCACAGCAGCAGAGCAAGCTGACGTCGGCCTGGTACCAGCTGCCCCACGCCGACGACGGGCATCCGCTGGTCGTGGTGACCGCTGCGGGCAAGATCGCCGGCAACAGCGTGCTGCACCACCACACCGACGGCCAGACGGTCGTGCTGGAATACGGAACGGCCGGCCCGGGCGGTGCGGTGCTGCCGGCCGGCCGGCTGGTGCCCGACGATCTGTACGGCGAGCAGCCCAAGGCGTGGCGCAACCTGCGGTTCCCCCGGTCCAGGATCCCCGCCGACGCGGTCGCGGTCCGGGTCGTGGCCGAGGACCTGTCCCTGACCCCGGAGGACTGGATCGCGCTGACGCCGCCGCGGGTGCCCGAACTGCGCTCGGTGCAGGAGTATCTCGGGTCGACGCAACCGGTGCTGATGGACTGGGCGGTCGGGCTGGCGTTCCCGTGCCAGCAGCCGATGCTGCATTCCAACGGCGTCACCGACATCCCGAAGTTCCGCATCACGCCGGATTACACGGCGAAGAAGATGGACACCGACACCTGGGAGGACGGCGTCAACGGCGGGCTGCTGGGGATCACCGATCTGCTGCTGCGCGCACACGTGATGGCCACCTATCTGTCGCACGACTGGGCCCGTGATTGGGGTTCACTGCGTAAGTTCGACACACTGGTCGACGCGCCGCCGGCCCAGCTGGACCTCGGGACGGCGAATCATTTCGGCTGGTATTCGCCGGGCAAGATCCGCATCAAGCCGTAG
- the mbp1 gene encoding microaggregate-binding protein 1 has product MSRSGPEEAILGVVEDVKGKAKEIIGIVTNRDGLREEGRAQQDKAKAQRDVAKKEAEAEASRAAEKAAEARQKAAE; this is encoded by the coding sequence ATGAGTCGCAGTGGACCTGAAGAAGCAATCTTGGGCGTCGTCGAGGACGTCAAGGGCAAGGCCAAGGAGATCATCGGCATCGTCACCAACCGTGATGGTCTGCGCGAGGAAGGCCGCGCTCAGCAGGACAAGGCGAAGGCTCAGCGCGACGTGGCCAAGAAAGAGGCCGAAGCCGAAGCTTCACGCGCCGCTGAGAAGGCTGCCGAAGCCCGCCAGAAGGCAGCTGAGTAA
- a CDS encoding acyl-CoA carboxylase subunit beta, translated as MTTKTTAELLAELREKLELAKEPGDPKAIARRDKKGIPSARSRIHDLVDPGSFLEIGALARTPGDPNALFGDGCVTGRAMINGRPVGVFSHDQTVFQGSVGEMFGRKVAALMEWCAMVACPIIGINDSAGARIQDAVTSLAWYAELGRRGDLLSGLAPQISLIFGKCAGGAVYSPIQTDLVVAVRGQGYMFVTGPDVIKDVTGEDVTLDELGGADAQARYGNIHQVVESEAAAFQYVRDFLSFVPSNCFDPAPVVNPGLEPEITPSDLELDSIVPDSDNTAYDMHEILLRIFDDGDFLDVAAQAGQSIITGFARVDGRPVGVVANQPGYMSGAIDNEASDKAARFVRFCDAFYVPLVFVVDTPGFLPGVEQEKGGIIKRGGRFLYAVVEADVPKVTITIRKSYGGAYAVMGSKQLTADLNFAWPTARIAVIGADGAAQLLMKRFPDPTTPEAQQIKRDFIEGYNLNMATPWIAAERGFIDAVIEPHETRLLLRRSLHLLRDKQLHGRVLRKHGLLPV; from the coding sequence ACCAAGACCACCGCCGAGCTGCTGGCTGAACTCCGCGAAAAGCTGGAGCTGGCAAAGGAACCTGGTGATCCGAAGGCCATCGCACGCCGCGACAAGAAGGGCATCCCCAGCGCCCGCTCCCGGATCCATGACTTGGTCGACCCGGGCAGCTTCCTGGAGATCGGCGCGCTGGCGCGCACGCCGGGTGACCCGAACGCGCTTTTCGGCGACGGGTGTGTGACGGGTCGAGCGATGATCAACGGCCGGCCCGTCGGTGTGTTCTCCCACGATCAGACGGTGTTCCAGGGCTCGGTCGGTGAGATGTTCGGCCGCAAGGTCGCCGCGCTGATGGAGTGGTGCGCCATGGTCGCCTGCCCGATCATCGGCATCAACGATTCCGCCGGCGCGCGCATCCAGGACGCGGTCACGTCACTGGCCTGGTACGCCGAGTTGGGCCGCCGCGGCGATCTGTTGAGCGGCTTGGCACCGCAGATATCCCTGATCTTTGGCAAATGTGCTGGGGGAGCGGTCTATTCGCCGATCCAGACCGATCTGGTGGTCGCGGTGCGCGGCCAGGGCTACATGTTCGTCACCGGCCCGGACGTCATCAAGGACGTGACCGGTGAGGACGTCACCCTCGACGAGCTCGGCGGCGCCGACGCGCAGGCCCGCTACGGCAACATCCACCAGGTGGTCGAGTCCGAGGCGGCCGCATTCCAATACGTGCGCGATTTCTTGTCGTTCGTGCCGTCCAACTGCTTCGACCCGGCACCGGTGGTCAACCCCGGGCTGGAACCGGAGATCACGCCGAGCGATCTGGAACTCGACTCGATCGTGCCGGACTCAGACAACACTGCATACGACATGCACGAGATCCTGCTGCGGATCTTCGACGACGGCGACTTCCTCGACGTCGCGGCGCAGGCCGGGCAGTCCATCATCACCGGATTCGCACGAGTCGACGGCCGGCCGGTCGGCGTGGTGGCCAACCAGCCGGGCTACATGTCGGGCGCGATCGACAACGAAGCCTCCGATAAGGCGGCCCGGTTCGTCCGGTTCTGCGACGCGTTCTATGTGCCGCTGGTGTTCGTGGTCGACACGCCCGGCTTCCTGCCCGGAGTCGAGCAGGAGAAGGGCGGAATCATCAAGCGCGGCGGGCGATTCCTGTACGCGGTCGTCGAGGCCGATGTGCCCAAGGTGACGATCACCATCCGCAAGTCTTACGGCGGCGCCTACGCGGTCATGGGATCCAAGCAGCTGACCGCTGACCTCAACTTCGCCTGGCCCACCGCGCGCATCGCGGTGATCGGCGCCGACGGCGCTGCGCAATTGCTGATGAAGCGATTCCCCGACCCGACCACGCCTGAGGCGCAGCAGATCAAGCGCGACTTCATCGAGGGCTACAACCTGAATATGGCCACGCCGTGGATCGCCGCCGAACGTGGCTTCATCGACGCGGTCATCGAGCCGCACGAGACCCGGCTGTTGCTGCGTCGATCGCTGCACTTGTTGCGGGACAAGCAATTACACGGACGGGTCCTTCGCAAGCACGGCCTGCTGCCGGTTTAA